The window ACTAAAGATCTTTTACCTCCAtttgcaaaatcaaaacatcGTTAGCATAAAgcaaatgagaaatcaaagtacCTCCATTAGCATAAAAAGGCTTGACTTTCTCCTTTTGAAGATCATCATTAATCATCCGAGAATCCCAAACGCTTCATCACTTCCATAAAAAACCTTCAATTCACCATATCATACGCctttgccatatcaattttaatcatGGTGTTACTGCCTCTCACTTTCTTGTTCATTCTATGAATCATTTCTTGGGCAatataaatgttataaaaaatgctTCGCCCCTTTAGAAATGCCGACTCTTcctcataaattaatttattcatgaTAGGCTCCAACCGATTCACCAAAACCTTTGAAAGGATTTTATaaacaacataacataaacttatTGGCCTGAAGTGCGAGAAATTCCTTGGATCTTCCACTTTCGGAATCAAGACAATATTGGTAGAACTAAAAAACATAGTTAACGGCTTTccctaaaaaaattcaatagccAACTTCAATAAGTCATCTTTGATAATATCTCAAGCATGGTGAAAAAAACTTGCAGAAAAACCATCAGGCCCCGGACTACTATCTTGCAGAATGGACCATAAGGCCTCCTTAATTTCAAGCATGTGAAGGACTCTACAAAGCAACCGATTATCAGTATCAGAAATAATAGAGGTTAAAAGATTCAAACCAGTTTCCGCAAAGGACACAGCCAACGTCGAAAGCCGCTTCTGGAAGAAGTCCACTGCCCCCTCAAGAACCGCTTCACTTGATTCCATAATGGTACCATCTTCAAGAGTCATTTTTTCCACTGCTTTAAACTTCTTTTTACAACTCAGGGAAGCATGAAAGAAAGCCATGTTCTTATCCCCTTCACTCATCCATTTAATTCTTGATTTTTGACATCTCATTATCTCCTCTCTATGCAAATACTGAATATGCTTTTGCTTACATCTCAAAAGCTCTGCCTCCACATCCAAAGAATAATTTTGCTGAATCAACATCTCAAGTTCCAGGAGCTCCTCTTCAATTTCTTTAAGATCCACTTCCACTCTTCCGAAGACCTCCCTATTCCACTTCTTCCATAGTTCTTCAATATCACCATCGCACACCCTTGAATTTCTTGGTTCCAGCATTCCCGCACCACATCCAGAAAATCAACATGATGGCACCACATTCTTTGCAACCGAAAAATCTTCGAACCAACACGCCTTTCCTGCAACAACAATGTAACCATTGGGCAATGATCAGACGATGTCCGAGGGAGATACTCCATACGGCCATATGGAAAATTCACTAAGAACTCTGTATTCACTAGCACTCTATCAAGTCTAGCCCAAATTCTCCCACCCCCTAATCTTCCAATGCACCAGGAAAACTGATTACCAGAATAGGATATATCAACCAAACCATAAGCTTgaatacaattattaaaatctgCACACCCTCTGGATGAGTGACCAATGCCACCAATTTTCTCTCCTGCAGAccgaataatattaaagtccccTCCAAggatccacggcaaaccaccagcATCCATATTCATTAGATAATTCCAAAGTAGACGCCTCTGTTCTTGAAAGCAATTGGCATAGATAAAAGAAGCAAACACACGAGAACTACCATGAGAAAACCACCCAGATACAGCTTGATCTATCACCGAATGTAGCTGAAAATCAATGCCATCGGCCTAGAACAACCAAACCTTACCACCCACTTCCATATTATTTCCATAATTAGGAAGATGTAACCACCGAGCCCAACGAACACACTTATTTACTGAAAGAAATGGTTCTAACACTGCAACAACCGAAGGGCGATATTTATTAAGAACACGCTGCAACCTTGCCTTCGACGAACAAATCCCTCTAATATTCTAGaccaaaatattcataaattaataacgTTTATTGGAGCGTATTGTCCATTCAAGAACAACAATTggctttttcatttttcctcctTGAAATTTCTTTTTCGGGACTTcaatctcactatccaaatcataACATTTAGCTGCCAATTCTTCGatctcttcttcattttcattatcCCTCAATGAATGAGCCAGCAGCAGATGATCCTGTAACGCTCTGGTCCCGCAAGGATTGAAGAGTTATTCCCTATAACTTacaactcacaattcatcaatatatttataaactccaaaatataacatcatcagaatactataaagtctcttaataaaatctgtcacttctcagaaatcttctatgagtaatctactatgcttaaataatcatcttaccgatgctccataatcctgatccttagctggtctattaaaaaatcatctaaaaaataattggagataaggggtgagttatcaacaactcagtaagcagaggacatatactagtgtgtaaacatgagcattttcacagagttcagaatgtagaaacaaaacatttcagcatcaatatgcaaatctaaaaaaatatatattatcagaaaatcagagcgacttttcaaatatttcatattcagaaacaaGACTcttttggcacaacatgactgaacatcttcgtcttatcatatcatatcagagcatcatatcagaacagagatcatgtttaacccccgtggtagggttgtgcatcctgcagaaagccaagcagaacataaatcaccgtgttaccaaagcgattgcactcagaatagaaaaccactattatatctcgtggcgggccaaaggtcactattatctcccgtgacagggccagaggtcactattatatcccgtgacagggccagaggttaCTATTATATTCCATGACAgagccacatatcagagcaaaacataatcagaatcaccatatcagagtcagaatcagagtcagaacagaatcagaaagtcatgccaaaggtttttcagatgccacataatatcaaaacagagtactgatattcagatcatttcacatttttcaaaacagattcagaacatcttcacgtcacatgcgaaatttatcaaattttcatattcacttatttgtctcagttcaataacagaatgtcaaaaataagctcatgtctacaccagtcatgatagaaaatactttcttcttaaacagaatcacatgagtaatgcaaaacaaatatctgaggttgttttcagatttcttttcataacaaaacatgcacattttccaaaaaggaccttagttcattttattttatgcaaagtctagcataggaaccctgcttacctggacttcttagttttttcagaattttcctcaaagatattgaacaataattaatcgtcacctataaaataatcacgtaaattcCATAAATTTTCGATCAAACATGTATCTCAAaatttaaacctgaaatgctaaaataacctattttcttaaacttctaaaattatcctaacccttaaaaatattatcactttctAATTTCGTCAATAGCCACTAAAACGAATTCATACCGAAGAGAGTAatcgaataaatattatgataaaagaatatcggtgtttttaaaatactaaagtacccATAACGTATTATAGATTACAAGAATACTATCTATAGCTActtaaaaataccataaaataaggCCAACATGAGTTCCattgaaaactaaatagttcaaattaacaatataatcatccttcttttttttatccttatgtataataaaaaaaacaagccCAATCATTAAACCAAGCCCATTAAAACATAAACCCCTTAAACTAAAACCACGTAACCACATCAGAAAACATCATACAAAGGGGCAAAACTgtaataaaactcaaaattattcttcttcctACGTACAGGCTGAAATACTTTCCTATTTCGAACCTTACCGAGAGGGAAGGCATACGTGCAGCAGCTCCTTGCTCACCAGAGGGGACCTCGCGATAGCAGATTGGGGCGGTACTAGGTGGTCGGCGACGTGAAATAAtactgagaaagagagagcgagagagagagggagagatgagtgAGAGTGAACGGAGAGGATAATTGAGTTCGGGGGTAGCTTACCGAGAGGAGAGCGATGAACTTGGATGGAGTGCAGCGCCCAACGATACACTAAGTGCGGTGGCGATGATGTGGAAGAGGTTGGCGGCGGCGTCGCTCGGCTGGTTTGCGTTGAATAGCTGgaagcagaaaagaaaaattgcttTGTTTTCGGGGACTAAAACAGAGGTTTCTTTGGTGTTTGTTTGACTATGGAGGAGGCAgggtggctgggcagtgggagTTGTACTACGGTGGTGGTGCAGGGACGGCGCTAAGGGGGGTCATAACACAGAGGCAACGGCAGGGCTACGCAGGGTTCACGGTTTGCCAACGAGCTAGGCGGTGGGGCTATCACACGAAGACCTGACTTACGGTTTCTGCAGGGGTGCACCCTCCACGGCTGGGTTGTGGAAAGGAGGAGGTGTGCTCGGTTTGTGCTTGATTGGGTGGACGCTGGTGGTAGCAACTGAGGCCGtgaaggaggtggtggcgcaCGGTGAGGTTTGAGCCTTGGTGAAGGTCGTTTACTGGGCGTCGGTTTTACTtgcatggagatggaggttggcgtcGAAATAGGAGGGCTGGGTGGTTCATGCTGCTGGTTGTAGCGAGAATGGGTAGTTTTCCAAGTCTAAAATAAAAACGTATATCTATATGAGTGATAAGAAAGCcttaaagtttgaaaagagaaaaacgtGCATGTGGTAGTGCCGTGCatgggaaaacaaaataaataaataaaataataataattaaagtctaacaataaaattattcattaaagtaaagtgtaatttaaatgcaaacactaattaatatcaagaaagcacataaaagtaaatttcacaactaaaaaaaattataaaataaatcccaTGAGAAAATTCCATaacttttaaaacaagagaaaaaatatttaaattaattaaaataatccttcacaaaaaaataactaCGCTAAAAAAAATGCGGGGTATTACATATCCGAACATCCATTACCTACAATAACCTTCCTGTTATCACTTCGACATAATTCACATTCAAGAGTTTCATcaattagttttaataaaattctggGTGACCCACACTCTCCTAACAGCTCATCAGCAACGTCATTATCATCCTTCATCTTCATTTCCTCAAACCAAGACAAATCGGGAGCCAGTGCTACTCCACCAGCCTGAACATCTTCAgcatatttttccttcttaCTATCCGTAATCAACTGACCCAATGGAACATCCACAAGATTATCATGTAGAATAAATTGATTCTTTGAAAGTGACACACCATTTGGATTAACATACAAAACCTCCATCTGATGTTCATATTTggcgttattttttttttgaatacgTTTCAAAATATCCTTCGTTCTCACATtcgatttttctttctctaccTCTACGGTAGGCTGAACATTCTCTTCTGCTTTTTTCTCACCCACCGTTTTCCAAACCTTTTTCTTAGCTCATGTTTTTTCCTGTTCCACTACCACCTTTTGTTTCCCCTTCCTGATATTCTTATCCTTAGCTTTACACTAGTTTTCCACATGGCCTTGTTTTCGACACCAAATGCAATATGTCGGAACATGCTAAAAAATAACTTCCTGATAGTGACTGCTCTGGATCCCAGGTGGGCCAATCCAGAAATGGGATTTGAGTGCCACCGAAACATCCATCTCCACACATATTCTCTCCGCCTCAGGTCTCGTAACGCACAACATTGCATTGTCACATTCAAGAACCGGCCGAATCCATCCCCAAAACTTTTTAGCATAGAATACTGAAAATAGTTCAGTGGAAGCCCAGGTAACGTGATCCATACAGGAACCATTGGagattcttcatcttcattaaatCCTAGGGTCCAGTGGAAAATTTTGTAAGGGACTCCATCAACATCCGAATTTCCTCTGGCTATAACAGACACAAAATCCTCCTCATTTATCAGTCTACCCAGAATATTACGTGGATTCCGTAATTGCCCAACCACTGGCATGGACTGTAAACCCCATCTAAGTTTGATAAATCCTCTAATAAGATCAAGAGATGGCCGACGATGAAACTTTATAACAATCGCAAAACAAAATGGTTCCGccgattttgagatttttgccTGAGAAAACGTAAAGAACATCTCCCTCTCAACAAATCTAGGTTCATGAACCGGGATACTCAACGCTGGTAAAGGTTGTGGTCTATCAACCACTATATCAGCATAACCTCTACGTAAAATACCTCCTCCCACAATCTTCACAGGTTCTCAAGTGCCTCCATATTCCTTCCCAACCATAACAAACGGTTGAGCTGCCGCCTTAGACGACTACTCCCCTGGATTCACCATGCAAGAACCCTAAGCCAACGCAAAACCAACGGCAACCCTAATTCTCACGTAGAGAGAAGAAGGGTAAAAAAGTCATCTCCATTTAGGTATGTAGGGAGACATACTCTAGCCGATACACCTAGGTGGTACCTCGATAATCGCTCATGCATTAATCTAATCTCAAGGCTTTCTCTCTTATGGTTGGCATAGCTCTTATATCCATCAAGAGTTGTTTCTAATTCTAACTCTAATAAAAAAGATCTGTTCCTACTGCTCACGTAAATCCTCAGGACCAAGATTTAACTCTCCCCATATTTAACTCCAATATAATGGTGATCTATGTTTCCACAAAAATAGTACTTCACCAGAGACCATTTAATGGTGGCCAGGTAAAACTtctatcataagtgaatcctactaaggccaatGCTTCTCCCAATCACTTCACTGTTCTGGACACAATTCAATTGCATCCTCTAAGTTTGGACAGTTCGCTTCGTCTACTAAAGGATATTCTATGTTTACATCAATATGAATGGTAATACTCCTAATAAgaattgttactcttaccacctgggtAACAATTTGGCTGTTGAATTGAACTCTCGTGCGATGTCatagttaggggtgtaaccggtccagttttggacaaaacCTAGGACCAaatcggtatgtaccggttttgtatttttcaaaaccgattacgttCCGATTACTCTCATAAACCGATAcctccagttttaccggttttcggtccggtccggtccgatttttcagttttttaaaaatgtaaaaaaaatataataaagtattacttcttatgataaaatgttattaataatttaatatatatatatattatgtttaaagcatatgatcaattaaattttcatctttatattaaacttttattttataaattataataacattatcttatatataattatattaataacatataatcaaacaaattacaaatgctcatatttaatattaacattttatattataatttataaattataatatgaaattatttcatatgtgatatataattatatattatatataaaacttatatatataaatattttgtacaatatataaaattatattttatattttttttccaaccagtccggttcggttcggtccggtcccggaaACTACGAAACCGAAACTAGACCGGATCAGGCCGGTTGTCATAAAATAGGAACTGGTtacagaccggaccggttcaaaatcagaccaaccggtccggttagGTTCGGTCTGGGCCAGTTTTCCGATTTAcaggtttaaatttacacccctagttgcaGTCACTAAAATAGTGACACGCTCGAAACAAATCATGTATAAGCTACAACCCTCAACGACTTGACATTACcccataataacaataataaaataataccatcaattgcaatccAATCAACCTTAACTAAACTTAACAATACataggtcttagaaaaataccagaAATGGCATTTGCTCCATATGTTCTTGGGGTGTCATCATCTGCCTTTCCAGGAGTGACTATATACACTCGAGTTTGGAATCTCTGTTGGGAACAATCCCATTTCTCCGAGCTCTCTTGGAACAACTTTTTATCAAGTAGTCAGGTTGGCCACACCCGAAACAGAGTCCTAAAGTAAGTTTGCACTTGACTCCATGGTTTTTACTGCACATTCCGCAAAATGGGTGTGTGGTCGATGCCTTGAGGGCCGTAGCTTTACTGTTCAGAGGGTTAAACTTTCTGAGCGAGGTTTTGGGATCCCTTGAACTACTATAATGAGTGTAATGACTACTAGAGTAGATTTAAGTCAAAAGATTGGTATAGCAGTCTTTTAGAGCGAGCTTCTGGGATCTCCTATAAACCATTCCTACTATTTTGTGATAGCTTGATTGAATTTGGTTTTATGAACAACAATAAGGATGAACTTCTTTTAGGGAGCTACCTTGGTGTCTTTTATTAAAGTTGTCTTAATGAggttattttgttatttgaaacTTGTTTAAGTAGAGAACACCTACAATCCAAACCCAACATAAATAAGAAACTCAATCTTGATTCAACTAATAGTTTTGAGTCTATcaaatatttccaaacaaaagaTGACCTTGATGAAAGGTCTTCTTCTCTCTATCGTCTCCTGTAGGCGATAAAGGTGAAGTAGCGAGTCTGCTactattttcttagaaaataggGAGGAGCTGTATTCTGATCACTGAGGTGATTGGAGTGGAGGGAATGGAAGGTTTAGAAGAGCGATGGGATCGTTTGAAGCTGAACGACGAAGAGAAGAATCCAATAGTGCTTGAAGCAGATGAACTTGATgaattaaaaatgaaaggaaagagaagTCTGGTGGGGAAGATCTGTGCTGAGAGAGTGATTGGGAAGGAGTTAGTGCGGTtgatgatggagaaaatatggCGAGTGAGTAAGCAGATGGAATTTAGTGACATTGGTGGGAACTGTTACGTGATTATGTTTGCGAATCAAGGAGATAGAGACAGAGTTCTAGACGGGTGCCCTTGGTTGTATGATAACTACCTCTTTGTGCTGAAGATGTTCGACGGTATGACCCAATCACACCTATTGGATTTTTCTTATGAAAGATTTTGGATCCAACTATATAATCTCCCTCTTGGAGGTATGAACCGTAGAATGGGTGAGAAGATTGGTGGATCTATTGGAAGGGTTATCGAGGTGGAGGCTAATGAAGGAGATGCAGCTTGGGGAAAATATCTCAAAGTGAGAGTGGAATGTGATTTATGTAAGGCACTAGCAAGAGGCAGAACTGTGAGTTTTGAGGGCCAAAGCATGTGGATCccaatcaaatatgaaaaaatgccCAGGATCTGTTTTCATTGTGGATGTATATTGCATAGGAAGCAAGGATGTAGGAGTGGGGATAATGAAGAGTTGTATGGCAAGGGGGAATCCACTCAGTTTGGTTCATGGATGAGAGCTCCAGTAGGCAATCGAAGGAACATGGGGAAAAAAGGGGAAatgaacaaacaaaaacaacaaaatgaggGTGGATCTCAGGTTCAAATTTAGGATAACTTTGGGTTGGAAGAGCAGGGGAATACTAATGCTGATGAGGTGGTGGAGGTTCCCATTACGGATCATAGGGTGGGGATGGAAAGGATGAGGGGAGTAAAAGAGTCAGTGGAAAGGGAACTGGATGGTGGGGATGTGGGCTTTATTATAACCACTAATGTTGTGTAGGATTTgggagaaaaaataaaggaaggcTTTGGCAGTCAGTATGAACtagaaaagcaaaagaaaggTAGTTGGAAAAGAAGGGCTCAAGGGCAAAAAACCACTGGTAAGTCTCCTACTTCTGCTACTTTTATGAAGAGGAATGTGGATAGTGTGGTAGTGGAGGGAAGTTTGCATGGAGGAATGGGGAAGAAGGCTAGGGTGGAGCTGGTGGAAGGGGATAGGTTGATGGAGGATTTATTGGCGGAGGATTTATGGAGTActtttaacatgtgtatatgattattagTTGAGGAGGTTTTGCATGATTAAAGGTTTTGATAAAATagtttcttagatctagaaacttagaaactggaagaggaaaaacagtttctattttaagaaagtttggatcttttgtgatttaaacctattccaatgactttgataattttattggaggctcctaagcctcttatatacatgttagaatattattttgaagatattttatgttatattcaaagtaatgaatttttatgcaagtaGATATTTGGATAGGTCAAAGAATTGATGTCCTTAGCTAAatccatgttttggttgatttttaacCATGTTATCTTGAGTTTAAAACttagatctattttaggacaccttttaaAACCATgtaatgttttggtttgaagtcacatatttataagtcatggatcaaagGTTGATCAAAACTAGTTTATGTTTTTGAACTTAGAAAAGAACCGAAAATTTCAAGTATTGTTTTAagtgattttgatgatttttttttcatgattcaacacatgattattcttaggaatatgttacgagtatattagaagaaaatttttggtttattcatgatttttgaaatttgaaagaattggaacaaaaatcaagggaaatagcctAAGTAAGTTTTGGCCCCTATAgaatttttgtggttgtgtttagttataaatttttctgaatttatattttagttt is drawn from Juglans regia cultivar Chandler chromosome 5, Walnut 2.0, whole genome shotgun sequence and contains these coding sequences:
- the LOC108987027 gene encoding uncharacterized protein LOC108987027 — its product is MLEPRNSRVCDGDIEELWKKWNREVFGRVEVDLKEIEEELLELEMLIQQNYSLDVEAELLRCKQKHIQYLHREEIMRCQKSRIKWMSEGDKNMAFFHASLSCKKKFKAVEKMTLEDGTIMESSEAVLEGAVDFFQKRLSTLAVSFAETGLNLLTSIISDTDNRLLCRVLHMLEIKEALWSILQDSSPGPDGFSASFFHHA